One genomic segment of Brassica napus cultivar Da-Ae chromosome A3, Da-Ae, whole genome shotgun sequence includes these proteins:
- the LOC106427816 gene encoding syntaxin-31 produces MGSAFRDRTAEFRSLSQTLKKIGGAIPSVHQAESDPTSSKRSSPGSSRSEFNKKASQIGLRIHETSQKTARLAKLAKESSIFNDRTLEIQELTVLIRNDITGLNMALSDLQTLQNMEIADGSYSHDKVSHYTAVCDDLKTRLMGATKQFQDVLTARSENMKAHENRKQLFSAKNAAVDNQSNAKAVPEPPPWSSSSVSSGNLQQQPLLPPSNSGAPSGSQLRRRSAIENAPSQQMEMSMLQQTVPRQESYSQNRAVALHSVESTITELSGIFTHLATMVTQQGELAIRIDDNMDESLVNVEGARSALLQHLTRISSNRWLMIKIFAVIILFLIVFLFFVA; encoded by the exons ATGGGATCAGCGTTCCGTGATCGCACGGCGGAGTTTCGTTCACTCTCCCAAACGTTGAAGAAGATCGGAGGGGCGATTCCGTCCGTTCATCAAGCCGAAAGTGATCCGACATCCTCCAAACGGTCTTCGCCGGGATCTTCGAGATCTGAGTTCAACAAGAAGGCTTCCCAGATCGGTCTGCGTATCCACGAAACGTCTCAGAAGACTGCGAGGCTGGCTAAAT TGGCAAAAGAATCGTCAATTTTCAATGACCGGACTTTGGAGATACAGGAGCTGACCGTGTTGATCAGGAACGATATCACGGGGCTGAACATGGCTCTCTCTGATCTGCAGACCCTTCAGAACATGGAGATCGCCGATGGGAGCTATTCGCATGACAAAGTCAGTCACTACACAGCTGTTTGCGATGACTTGAAAACCAGACTCATGGGAGCTACAAAGCAGTTTCAAGACGTTCTAACTGCAAGATCAGAG AACATGAAGGCTCATGAAAACAGGAAACAACTCTTTTCCGCAAAAAACGCAGCAGTAGATAATCAGAGTAATGCAAAAGCTGTACCTGAGCCTCCTCCTTGGTCAAGTTCATCAGTTTCTTCCGGGAATTTACAACAACAGCCACT ATTACCGCCATCAAACAGTGGAGCTCCTTCAGGTAGCCAGCTTAG ACGCAGATCTGCTATTGAGAATGCACCATCGCAGCAAATGGAGATGTCTATGTTACAGCAAACAGTGCCAAGGCAGGAGAGTTATAGCCAAAACCGAGCTGTTGCGCTTCACAGTGTGGAATCAACGATAACAGAGCTCAGTGGAATATTCACGCATCTAGCTACCATGGTCACTCAACAGGGAGAGCTAGCTATCAG AATCGATGATAATATGGATGAATCGTTAGTTAACGTAGAGGGAGCACGCAGCGCTCTTCTGCAGCATCTCACTAGAATTTCGTCTAATCGATGGCTCATGATCAAGATCTTCGCTGTTATCATATTGTTCCTCAttgttttcctcttctttgtgGCTTGA
- the LOC106427823 gene encoding 26S proteasome non-ATPase regulatory subunit 7 homolog A produces MDVIKTQQISARTIEKVVVHPLVLLSIVDHYNRVAKDSRKRVVGVLLGSSSRGVVDVTNSYAVPFEEDDKDPSIWFLDHNYHESMFHMFKRINAKEHVVGWYSTGPKLRENDLDVHALFNGYVPNPVLVIIDVQPKELGIPTKAYYAVEEVKENATQKSQKVFVHVSTEIAAHEVEEIGVEHLLRDVKDTTISTLATEVTAKLTALKGLDARLREIRSYLDLVIDGKLPLNHEILYHLQDVFNLLPNLNVNELVKAFSVKTNDMMLVIYLSSLIRSVIALHNLINNKLLNKEHEKAEDSKPVAIPATS; encoded by the exons ATGGATGTGATAAAGACGCAGCAGATATCAGCAAGGACGATCGAGAAAGTGGTCGTTCACCCACTCGTCTTGCTTAGCATCGTCGACCATTACAACCGCGTCGCTAAGGACTCGCGCAAGCGCGTCGTCGGTGTTCTTCTCGGCAGCAGCTCCCGTGGTGTCGTCGACGTCACCAACAGCTACGCAG TGCCGTTCGAGGAGGATGACAAGGACCCGAGTATCTGGTTTCTTGATCATAACTACCATGAGTCAATGTTCCACATGTTCAAGAGAATTAACG CCAAGGAGCATGTTGTAGGTTGGTACAGCACGGGCCCTAAACTCCGAGAGAATGATTTGGACGTTCACGCTCTCTTCAATGG TTATGTTCCAAATCCAGTGCTTGTCATTATTGATGTACAGCCTAAAGAATTGGGGATTCCCACAAAAGCTTATTATGCTGTGGAGGAGGTCAAGGAG AACGCTACTCAGAAAAGCCAGAAAGTGTTCGTCCATGTGTCAACAGAAATAGCTGCTCATGAAGTGGAGGAGATCG GTGTGGAACATTTGCTTAGAGATGTGAAAGACACAACTATCAGTACCCTGGCGACTGAG GTTACTGCCAAACTTACTGCTTTGAAGGGGCTTGATGCACGTCTTCGGGAGATCCGGAGTTACCTTGACCTTGTGATTGACGGGAAGCTCCCTCTAAATCATGAGATTCTATACCATCTGCAG GACGTTTTCAACTTGCTTCCAAACCTGAATGTGAACGAGTTGGTGAAGGCCTTCTCAG TGAAAACAAATGATATGATGCTCGTTATCTATCTATCGTCCCTCATCCGAAGTGTAATTGCGCTCCACAACTTGATCAACAACAAG TTGCTGAACAAGGAACATGAAAAAGCAGAGGACTCAAAACCCGTGGCCATACCCGCCACTAGCTAA